A single region of the Ziziphus jujuba cultivar Dongzao chromosome 10, ASM3175591v1 genome encodes:
- the LOC107412080 gene encoding receptor-like cytosolic serine/threonine-protein kinase RBK2 has product MHETVIKHKRRGSLFHCASAQDLRCLDMEKEKQDVSSPRGVLEAYATAFESDTVTPENSTSELESRPNSRAVSHWRKFFKLWNKRSIKRLASFPPLGVPKISIRKCKNERESPLLTNVYNFKSSLVNFTFSELQAATNNFSEENVIGKGGYAKVYRGCLRNGQLIAVKRLIKGTADEKTAAFLSELGIIAHVDHPNTAKLFGCCIEGGMHLVFQLSSFGSLGSLLHGSKDNKLDWSKRYKIALGTADGLLYLHESCQRRIIHRDIKADNILLTQDYEAQICDFGLAKWLPEQLTHHNVSKFEGTFGYFAPEYFMHGIVDEKTDVYSFGVLLLELITGRRALDDLQQSLVIWSKPLLDGNNIKELVDPALGDKYDSEEIDRVVLTASLCIEQSPILRPRMSQVVILLRGDEYVAECAKECRKSSLQRTYSEELLDADEYNSTKYLNDLNRHKQVAFSS; this is encoded by the exons ATGCATGAGACTGTTATAAAACACAAAAGACGAGGTAGCCTCTTCCATTGTGCTTCTGCCCAAG ATTTGAGATGTTTAGACATGGAAAAGGAGAAACAAGATGTGTCATCTCCTAGAGGAGTTTTGGAAGCATATGCAACAGCATTTGAGTCTGATACAGTTACACCTGAAAATAGTACATCGGAATTAGAAAGCCGTCCAAATTCAAGGGCAGTTTCTCACTGGAGAAAATTTTTCAAGTTATGGAATAAGAGGTCAATTAAGCGCCTAGCATCCTTTCCGCCTCTTGGAGTGCCAAAGATCTCAATAAGAAAGTgcaaaaatgaaagagagtCTCCGTTGCTAACTAACGTATACAACTTCAAGTCCTCATTGGTCAACTTTACATTCTCTGAACTCCAAGCTGCAACCAACAATTTTAGTGAAG AAAATGTAATTGGAAAGGGTGGTTATGCCAAAGTTTACAGGGGTTGTTTGAGAAATGGGCAGTTGATAGCTGTTAAACGCCTGATAAAAGGAACAGCAGATGAAAAAACAGCAGCCTTTTTATCTGAACTTGGCATCATTGCTCATGTAGATCATCCTAATACTGCCAAGTTGTTTGGTTGTTGCATTGAAGGAGGAATGCACCTTGTTTTCCAATTATCTTCATTTGGGAGTTTAGGATCCCTCCTACATG GGTCAAAGGATAATAAACTAGATTGGAGTAAAAGGTATAAAATTGCTTTAGGTACAGCAGATGGTCTGCTATATCTTCATGAGAGTTGTCAGAGGCGTATCATTCACAGAGATATCAAGGCTGATAATATTCTACTTACACAGGATTATGAGGCTCAG ATTTGTGATTTTGGACTTGCAAAGTGGCTACCTGAACAATTGACTCACCACAATGTTTCTAAGTTCGAGGGCACATTTGG GTATTTTGCTCCTGAGTATTTTATGCATGGAATAGTAGATGAGAAAACTGATGTTTACTCTTTTGGGGTTCTACTATTGGAGCTCATTACCGGGCGTCGAGCCTTAGATGATCTTCAGCAGAGCCTAGTGATTTGG TCAAAGCCTTTGCTGGATGGCAATAACATTAAGGAGCTTGTTGATCCCGCTCTGGGTGACAAGTATGACTCAGAAGAGATTGACCGTGTAGTACTGACTGCATCTTTGTGCATTGAACAGTCTCCAATCTTACGTCCTCGAATGAGCCAG GTTGTGATACTGCTAAGAGGTGATGAATATGTTGCAGAATGTGCAAAAGAATGTCGAAAAAGTTCCCTCCAAAGAACCTATTCGGAAGAGCTGTTGGATGCTGATGAAtacaactcaacaaaatatctGAACGACCTCAACCGACACAAGCAGGTCGCATTCAGTTCTTGA
- the LOC107412079 gene encoding autophagy-related protein 18h, producing the protein MKNNHNRANNNTHTNNHNGFLPNSLRFISSCIKTASSGVRSASASVAASISADPNPHKDQVLWACFDRLELSPSSFKHVLLLGYSNGFQVLDVEDASNVGELVSRRDDPVTFLQMQPLPAKSEGQEGFRASHPLLLVVACDDSKNLGMVQNGRDGLVRDGNSEPLTPTAVRFYSLRSHNYVHVLRFRSTVYMIRCSPRIVAVGLASQIYCFDAITLENKFSVLTYPVPQLGVQGIVGGVNIGYGPMAIGSKWLAYASNNPLLSNAGRLSPQSLTPPGVSPSTSPGSGSLVARYAMESSKQLATGLFDMGYKTLSKYYQDFIPDGSSSPVSSSGWKVGRESDIAGMVVVKDFISKAVVSQFRAHTSPISALCFDPSGTLLVTASIHGHNINIFRIMPSCSQSGSGSQSYDWNSSHVHLYKLHRGMTSAVIQDICFSPYSQWVAIVSSRGTCHVFVLSPFGGETVLQIHNSGVGGPTLLPVLSVPWWSTPYFMSNQQSFSSPPPPPVTLSVVSRIKSNSGWLNTVSNAASSAAGKNPVPSGALAAVFHSSVPYDLKVNALEHLLVYAPSGHLIQYKLLPSVGGEQSETVSGTGSGSSVQMQDEELRVKVEPVQWWDVCRRTDWPEREECISGITLSRQEPLDMVVDSSGLQDSDTSDKDLVKPHERSHLYLSNAEVHISSGRIPLWQKSKINFYTMSLLGANEKILTEGPSGGEIAIENIPVQEVDIRRKDLLPVFDHFHRMQSNWKDRGLVSSSSSLDSHEAKEKLSENAVVSHAKSASPNSVENPDDGFLGNSYPSILQSGNQINEEKRGRSSLMTPLLDQSSTNKDLVSFCSRQSTTNISPVEDSNFSNQLSTLTNGSISADGTIAKGVQSVNSHGPSDNSNVSSNRSDLSMNTLDEGPVHESLDFEQFFQEGYCKASALSDCRDSAGVVTDADSSGSPCDREKCEEDGDNDDMLGGVFAFSEEG; encoded by the exons ATGAAGAACAACCACAACAGGGCTAACAACAATACTCATACCAATAATCACAATGGCTTTCTTCCCAATTCTTTGAGGTTCatttcttcttgcattaagactgCCTCTTCCGGTGTCCGCTCCGCCAGCGCCTCCGTCGCTGCCTCTATCTCCGCCGATCCTAATCCCCATAAAGAccag GTTTTATGGGCTTGCTTTGATAGACTAGAGCTTAGTCCATCTTCCTTCAAACATGTTCTCTTACTTGGCTATTCCAATGGTTTTCAAGTCCTTGATGTGGAAGATGCCTCTAATGTTGGTGAACTTGTTTCAAGGCGTGATGATCCAGTTACATTTCTACAAATGCAGCCACTGCCTGCAAAGTCCGAGGGTCAGGAAGGATTCAGAGCATCTCATCCTTTACTCTTGGTTGTTGCATGTGATGATTCAAAGAACTTAGGCATGGTGCAAAATGGGAGAGATGGACTGGTTAGAGATGGTAATAGTGAACCTCTAACTCCCACAGCTGTGCGGTTTTACTCGCTGAGGTCTCACAATTATGTCCATGTTCTGAGATTCCGGTCAACAGTGTATATGATTAGATGCAGTCCTCGAATAGTGGCAGTAGGTCTTGCATCACAA ATATACTGCTTCGATGCTATCACTCTTGAGAACAAATTCAGTGTCCTCACTTATCCTGTCCCTCAATTGGGAGTCCAAGGAATAGTTGGGGGTGTTAATATTGGCTACGGCCCAATGGCCATTGGTTCCAAGTGGTTGGCTTATGCTTCCAATAACCCGTTGCTGTCAAATGCAGGGCGCCTGAGTCCACAAAGTCTTACTCCTCCGGGTGTCAGTCCATCAACTTCACCTGGAAGTGGAAGTCTGGTGGCTAGATATGCGATGGAATCTAGTAAGCAATTAGCTACTGGGTTATTTGACATGGGGTACAAAACTTTGTCAAAATACTATCAAGATTTTATACCTGATGGTTCCAGCTCTCCTGTATCATCAAGTGGCTGGAAAGTAGGTCGAGAATCAGATATTGCTGGAATG GTGGTTGTTAAAGACTTTATTTCCAAAGCTGTTGTGTCACAATTTAGGGCCCATACCAGTCCAATTTCTGCTCTATGTTTTGACCCAAGTGGGACACTTCTTGTAACTGCATCAATACATGGGCACAATATCAATATTTTCCGAATCATGCCATCCTGCTCGCAAAGTGGATCAGGCTCTCAAAGTTATGATTGGAACTCTTCTCACGTGCACCTTTACAAGCTCCATCGTGGCATGACATCCGCA GTGATCCAGGACATCTGTTTTAGTCCATATAGCCAGTGGGTTGCCATTGTTTCATCCAGGGGAACTTgccatgtttttgttttgtcacCTTTTGGGGGTGAGACTGTTCTCCAAATACATAACTCTGGAGTCGGTGGGCCTACTCTTTTACCTGTTCTATCTGTACCATGGTGGTCAACTCCATATTTCATGAGCAACCAGCAATCTTTTtcttcaccaccaccaccgcctgTTACCCTTTCTGTAGTTAGCAGAATAAAAAGCAATTCTGGGTGGCTCAATACTGTTAGTAATGCTGCATCTTCTGCAGCAGGAAAGAATCCTGTTCCCTCTGGGGCTCTTGCTGCTGTATTTCATAGTTCTGTACCATATGACTTAAAAGTCAATGCTCTGGAGCACCTATTGGTTTATGCTCCTTCTGGCCATTTAATTCAGTATAAATTACTTCCATCAGTTGGGGGAGAGCAAAGTGAGACTGTATCAGGAACTGGGTCAGGATCTTCAGTGCAGATGCAAGATGAGGAGTTGAGAGTGAAAGTTGAACCAGTTCAATGGTGGGATGTTTGCCGAAGGACTGACTGGCCTGAAAGAGAGGAATGCATATCTGGCATAACTTTAAGCAGGCAAGAACCTCTGGACATGGTCGTAGATTCTTCTGGTTTGCAAGATAGTGATACCAGTGATAAGGATTTGGTGAAGCCCCATGAAAGGTCTCATCTGTATCTTTCCAATGCAGAGGTCCATATAAGTTCTGGGAGGATACCACTCTGGCAAAAGTCTAAG aTAAATTTCTATACAATGAGCCTGCTGGGGGCTAATGAGAAAATCTTGACTGAGGGTCCATCCGGTGGCGAGATTGCAATAGAAAATATCCCTGTTCAGGAGGTTGATATTAGGCGTAAGGATCTGCTGCCTGTTTTTGATCATTTCCATAGGATGCAGTCCAATTGGAAAGACAG GGGCCTTGTCAGCTCAAGCTCATCTTTAGATTCTCATGAAGCTAAAGAGAAGCTTTCAGAAAATGCTGTTGTTTCCCATGCTAAGTCAGCATCACCTAACTCTGTGGAAAATCCAGATGATG GATTTTTAGGGAATTCTTATCCATCCATTCTCCAATCTGGAAACcaaattaatgaagaaaaaagagGGAGATCCAGTTTGATGACTCCTCTACTCGACCAAAGCTCTACAAATAAAGATTTAGTTTCATTTTGTTCCAGACAATCTACCACGAATATTTCTCCTGTTGAGGACAGTAATTTTTCAAATCAACTATCCACTTTAACAAATGGGTCAATTTCTGCTGACGGAACTATTGCAAAAGGGGTTCAGTCAGTGAATAGTCATGGGCCCAGTGACAATTCAAATGTAAGTTCTAACCGTTCTGATCTGAGCATGAACACTCTCGATGAGGGACCAGTGCACGAGTCACTGGATTTTGAGCAATTTTTCCAAGAGGGGTATTGTAAAGCCTCAGCTCTGAGTGACTGTCGTGACTCAGCTGGAGTTGTCACTGATGCGGACAGCAGTGGCAGCCCTTGTGATAGGGAGAAATGCGAGGAAGATGGTGACAATGATGACATGCTTGGTGGTGTATTTGCCTTCTCTGAAGAAG GATAG